Genomic window (Streptomyces sp. NBC_01431):
CACGTGGTCGGCCTCGGCCCCGATCAGTTCCTCGCCGTCCAGCCAGACCTCGCCGGAGATCGTGACGTTGGGCGCGGTGCGGTGCAGGCCCATGATGCCGAGCGAGGTCACCGACTTGCCGGAGCCCGACTCACCCACGATGCCGAGGGTTTCACCGGGCTTGATGTCGAAGCTGACACCGTCGACCGACTTGACCACGCCGTCGGGCGTGTCGAAGTGGATGCGCAGGTCCCGTACGGACAGGAACGCGTCGTCGCTGCCCGGCGGACGAGCCGGCTCCGGCTCGCTGACGGTGGCCGTCGCGGTACCGACGGTCTGCTCCTTGGATTCCTCGCTCACGAGAGCCTCACCCTGGGGTCGATCGCGGCGTACACCAGGTCCACCAGCAGATTGCAGACAACGATGAAGAAGGCGGCGACCAGGGTCACGCCCATGACGATCGGCAGGTCGTTGTTCTGGATGCCCTCGATCGCGTACGCGCCGATCCCCTTGAGGGAGAAGACGGTCTCGGTGATGACGGCGCTGCCGATCAGGAGGCCGAAGTCCATGCCGAAGATGGTGACGATCGGGGTGAGCGCGGCCCGCAGACCGTGCTTGACGATGACCTTGTTCTCCTTGAGGCCCTTGGCGCGGGCCGTCCGGATGTAGTCCTCGTTCATGGTCTCCAGCATTCCGGCCCGGGTGAGCCGGGCGTAGAGCGCGGAGTACAGGAAGGCGAGGCTGCACCACGGGATCAGGAGGTTCCAGGCCCACTGGAGGGGATCGTCCGTGAACGGCACGTAGTCGATGCCGTTCCAGATGGGCCACTGGACCGTGAACAGGCCCAGCGCCAGCATGCCGGTGAAGAAGATGGGGAGGGAGACGCCGGCCAGGGCGACACCCATGGAGAGGCGGTCCAGGAAGGAGCCGCGCTTGAGCGCCGACACCACACCCGTGATCACACCGGTGATCAGCCAGATCACCGCGGCACCGATGGCGAGCGAGAAGCTGATCGGGATGCGCGAGGTGAGCTGCGGCCAGATCTCGACGTGAGTCTTGAACGAGTAGCCGAAGCAGGGCGCACTGCAGTGGGAGGCGTCGGGACCGAACTTGTAGTCGGCTCCGACGAAGAGCGCCTTGATGAAGTGCCAGTACTGGGCGTACAGCGGCTGGTCGAAGCCCAGGTTCTTCTTCACTGCGGCGATCGAGGAGGGGTTGGCGTCCTTGCCCACGTACTGCGCTGCCAGTTGGTCTACCGACTGGCCGGCGAGCCGGGGTACCAGGAAGAAGATCGCGAAGGTGACTGCGCTGACGATCAGCAGCAGTAGCACCGCGCCGAAAACGCGTCGAATGAGGTACGCAGCCACAGCTGTCCGGCGCCGGTGCCCGCCCGGCCGGGGGTCTCCCTTGACCCGGCGGGCACCAGCGCCTTCACCTGCCTTTCGTGTTTCTGGTGGACGGGGTCCCGGTTACTTGGCGGAGCCCATCAGCAGGTAGTCGTACATGCCGAGGTAGGCCTGCGTCACCGTCACGTTCGTCGCCGACTCGGGACGGAACAGCAGGTTCTTGCGGTAGATCAGCGGCACGGCGGAGGCGTTGTCCGCGACCATCTTGTCGATGTCGCCCCAGGCCTTCTCACGAGCGCCCTTGTCCGTGTTGCCGATGGCGTCGTTGAGGGCCTTGTTGATCGCCGGGTCGTTCAGTTCCTGGACGTTGTTGCCACCGGACGGCTTGATGGCCGAGCCGTTGACGATCTGGTCCAGGAAGCCGAAGCCGGTCGGCCAGTCGGCACCCCACGCGGTCATCAGCATGCCGAGCTTGTGGTCGTGCACGTACTGCGGGTTGCCGGCGAAGTTGGTGAAGTACTTACCGGCCGGGAAGGACTTGATGTCGGCGATGACGCCGATCTTCTTCAGCGAGGCCTGCACCGCGGT
Coding sequences:
- a CDS encoding ABC transporter permease, whose amino-acid sequence is MAAYLIRRVFGAVLLLLIVSAVTFAIFFLVPRLAGQSVDQLAAQYVGKDANPSSIAAVKKNLGFDQPLYAQYWHFIKALFVGADYKFGPDASHCSAPCFGYSFKTHVEIWPQLTSRIPISFSLAIGAAVIWLITGVITGVVSALKRGSFLDRLSMGVALAGVSLPIFFTGMLALGLFTVQWPIWNGIDYVPFTDDPLQWAWNLLIPWCSLAFLYSALYARLTRAGMLETMNEDYIRTARAKGLKENKVIVKHGLRAALTPIVTIFGMDFGLLIGSAVITETVFSLKGIGAYAIEGIQNNDLPIVMGVTLVAAFFIVVCNLLVDLVYAAIDPRVRLS